One uncultured Caproiciproducens sp. DNA segment encodes these proteins:
- a CDS encoding GTP-binding protein, with amino-acid sequence MQTKIDIISGFLGAGKTTLIQKLLSESLKGQKVVLIENEFGEIGIDGGILKQTGIQIREINSGCICCTLVGDFGAALSEVIGQYHPERILIEPSGVGKLSDVIKACQKVGLKEDIEVNLCIDVADATKYHMYSKNFGEFFNNQIEHAKTVVLSRTQKMDAEKLAAVVKEIQRHNPNAEIITTPWQELSGDKILSVAENSAAPLLNQDELYEHEYEYEHEHKHEHCHHNADEEFAVWSVQTPKVFRKDEIETLLEKLPDYGTVLRAKGIVPLAGGSWLQFDFVPDEVSSRNIEPDFSGRLCVIGKDLDKAGLAILFGV; translated from the coding sequence ATGCAAACTAAAATAGATATTATCTCGGGATTTTTAGGCGCAGGGAAAACAACATTAATCCAAAAGCTGTTGTCAGAAAGCCTGAAAGGGCAAAAAGTAGTGCTGATAGAAAATGAATTTGGAGAAATAGGAATTGACGGCGGAATTTTAAAGCAGACAGGGATTCAAATCCGTGAAATTAACTCAGGCTGCATCTGCTGCACGCTGGTGGGTGATTTTGGCGCAGCGCTGAGCGAGGTGATTGGTCAGTATCACCCGGAGCGGATTTTGATTGAGCCTTCCGGTGTCGGTAAACTGAGCGATGTGATAAAAGCATGCCAAAAGGTTGGCTTGAAAGAGGATATTGAAGTCAATTTATGCATCGATGTAGCGGATGCAACAAAATACCATATGTACAGCAAAAACTTCGGAGAATTTTTCAATAATCAGATAGAGCACGCAAAGACGGTTGTCTTAAGCCGTACGCAAAAGATGGACGCAGAAAAACTTGCCGCCGTAGTGAAGGAGATTCAGCGTCACAATCCGAACGCGGAGATCATTACTACCCCTTGGCAGGAACTCAGCGGAGATAAGATTCTTTCCGTTGCAGAGAACAGCGCGGCGCCCCTGCTGAACCAGGATGAATTGTATGAGCATGAGTATGAGTATGAGCATGAGCATAAGCACGAACACTGCCATCATAACGCCGACGAAGAATTTGCTGTCTGGAGTGTACAGACACCAAAAGTATTCCGGAAAGATGAAATTGAAACTCTGTTGGAGAAACTGCCGGATTACGGCACGGTTTTGCGTGCAAAAGGAATCGTCCCACTTGCGGGCGGCAGTTGGCTGCAATTCGATTTTGTTCCGGATGAAGTAAGCAGCCGTAACATTGAACCCGATTTTTCCGGTCGCTTATGTGTTATTGGAAAAGATTTGGATAAGGCCGGATTAGCCATATTGTTCGGAGTGTGA
- a CDS encoding ABC transporter ATP-binding protein has protein sequence MGYDEQEYSKAFDLKIWKNIFPFLKPYRRTLLMVFLFNLFCAFVDILLPLFQRYAIDHFIEARTTEGLVYFALTYALVISLQTISVILFTRGSMRIEMNLGRDLKRACFIHLQTLSFSYYNITPVGYILTRVMSDTDRISSLVAWNLFDIIWSSAYVLGVFAAMLILNVKLALIVILVVPAIALLTFYFQNRILLWNRRVRKTNSRITGAYNEGIMGAKTSKTLVIEEKNQRDFTDITQDMRVSSIRAARLSAVYISLVLLMSSIATALVLERGGNMVLQHILLLGTLSAFTSYAVGIFEPIQQLARNFSDVISVQTNIERVTGLLDKKPDIVDSPEVVEKYGDSFHPKLENWEPIKGDIEFCNVSFRYPDGNEDVFSNFSLKIPAGTTVAIVGETGAGKSTLVNLACRFFEPVSGRILIDGRDYRERSQLWLHSNIGYVLQNPHLFSGTVMENIRYGNLTATDEQVKRAAEAVSADTVVEKLDNGYESSVGEGGDRLSTGEKQLISFARAVLANPRIFILDEATSSIDTQTEQLIQTAISHLLKDRTSFLIAHRLSTIRHADLILVVKDGKIVEQGRHEELLLHHSYYHTLYSHQFAEESAMRVLN, from the coding sequence ATGGGTTATGATGAACAGGAATACAGCAAAGCTTTTGATCTGAAAATTTGGAAGAATATTTTCCCCTTTTTAAAACCTTACCGGCGTACTTTGCTAATGGTTTTTTTATTCAACCTGTTCTGTGCCTTTGTGGATATTCTGCTGCCGTTGTTCCAGCGGTATGCCATCGACCATTTTATTGAGGCACGAACTACGGAAGGTTTGGTCTATTTCGCGCTGACATACGCGCTCGTCATCTCGTTGCAAACCATCAGTGTAATATTATTTACCCGGGGTTCCATGCGGATTGAGATGAACCTTGGCCGCGACCTCAAGCGGGCGTGCTTTATTCATCTTCAAACTCTCTCTTTTTCGTATTATAACATAACCCCGGTCGGATACATCCTAACCCGGGTAATGAGCGATACGGACCGGATTTCCAGCCTTGTGGCATGGAATCTGTTTGACATCATTTGGTCGTCAGCTTATGTGTTGGGCGTGTTCGCCGCTATGCTGATACTGAATGTGAAACTGGCATTGATCGTAATCCTTGTAGTACCGGCTATTGCACTGCTGACCTTTTATTTTCAGAACCGTATTCTGCTCTGGAACCGCAGGGTTCGAAAAACGAACTCTCGGATTACCGGTGCGTACAATGAAGGCATAATGGGTGCCAAAACATCAAAAACTTTAGTGATTGAGGAGAAAAATCAACGGGATTTTACGGACATCACACAGGACATGAGGGTATCCTCCATTCGGGCCGCCCGGCTGAGTGCCGTTTATATTTCACTGGTTCTGCTTATGAGTTCGATTGCAACGGCTTTGGTGCTGGAGCGCGGCGGCAATATGGTTTTGCAGCACATTCTGCTGCTTGGCACGCTCTCCGCTTTTACCTCCTATGCCGTCGGAATTTTCGAACCGATTCAGCAGCTTGCGCGCAACTTTTCCGATGTCATTTCTGTACAGACGAATATTGAGCGTGTAACCGGCCTGCTGGACAAAAAACCGGATATTGTAGATTCGCCGGAGGTTGTCGAAAAATACGGCGATTCGTTTCACCCGAAGCTGGAAAACTGGGAGCCTATCAAGGGCGACATCGAGTTCTGCAATGTAAGCTTTCGGTATCCGGACGGAAACGAGGATGTGTTCAGCAATTTCAGCCTGAAAATTCCCGCGGGTACCACCGTTGCCATCGTGGGTGAAACAGGTGCGGGCAAAAGCACTTTGGTTAACCTTGCCTGCCGCTTCTTTGAGCCTGTTTCGGGCAGGATTTTGATTGATGGCCGCGACTACCGCGAGCGCAGTCAGCTTTGGCTTCACAGCAACATCGGTTATGTGCTGCAAAATCCGCACCTGTTTTCGGGGACCGTCATGGAAAACATACGTTACGGTAACCTAACCGCTACCGATGAACAGGTAAAACGCGCCGCGGAAGCTGTGAGTGCCGATACTGTGGTGGAAAAGCTGGATAACGGTTATGAAAGCAGCGTCGGTGAAGGCGGAGACCGTCTTTCCACCGGTGAAAAGCAGCTGATCTCCTTTGCGCGCGCCGTACTGGCGAACCCGCGGATTTTTATTCTGGATGAAGCAACCTCGTCAATTGATACCCAGACCGAGCAGCTTATTCAAACGGCTATTTCCCACCTGCTGAAGGATCGCACCTCGTTCCTGATCGCTCACCGTCTTTCCACAATCCGTCATGCGGATTTGATTCTGGTGGTAAAGGATGGCAAAATAGTGGAGCAGGGCCGGCACGAAGAACTTCTGCTTCATCACAGCTATTACCACACACTGTACAGCCATCAATTTGCGGAGGAATCCGCTATGCGTGTACTTAACTGA
- a CDS encoding HPr family phosphocarrier protein: MFQKEVVINNKTGLHARPASELVEFCKNIKSDIILKTPKNEEINAKSILSILSGGVYRGTKLLVQVEGSDEQTAGPKVVDFLQRLSD, encoded by the coding sequence ATGTTTCAGAAAGAAGTCGTAATCAACAATAAAACGGGGCTGCATGCACGCCCAGCATCCGAATTGGTGGAATTTTGCAAAAATATCAAGAGTGATATTATTCTGAAAACTCCGAAAAACGAAGAAATCAATGCAAAAAGCATTTTAAGCATTTTAAGCGGAGGGGTTTATCGGGGAACAAAACTTCTTGTACAGGTGGAAGGCTCGGACGAACAGACAGCAGGCCCGAAGGTAGTTGACTTTTTACAGCGTCTTTCGGACTGA
- a CDS encoding metal ABC transporter substrate-binding protein, with protein MKKLVSVILVCIMALGVFTACKSGSEQTQAKTESSANQSSSESAIQTTGGKKLKVYTSFYAMYDFTKKVGGDKIDVTNLVPAGTEPHDWEPATTDVVNLEKADILVYNGASMESWVEKVLGSLQNKNLTAVEASKGLDLMAGHAEEGEETTKYDPHVWLSPENAKKEMENIKNALVQADAANKNTYESNYEKYAAQFDELDQEYKTAATSFTSKDIIVAHQAFGYLCKAYGLNQIAIEGLTADSEPDPARMSEIIKFAKEHKVKTIFFEDLVSPKVAETIAKAVGAKTATFNPLEGLTDEEQSKGLEYVSVMKQNLQTLKDALK; from the coding sequence ATGAAAAAGCTAGTATCTGTGATTCTTGTCTGTATAATGGCATTGGGCGTTTTTACTGCCTGCAAATCCGGTTCAGAACAAACACAGGCCAAAACGGAGTCATCCGCAAATCAGTCGTCAAGTGAATCTGCCATTCAAACGACAGGAGGAAAAAAACTGAAAGTATACACCAGCTTTTATGCGATGTATGACTTTACAAAAAAGGTTGGCGGCGACAAAATCGATGTAACGAACCTTGTCCCTGCGGGAACAGAACCGCATGACTGGGAGCCCGCGACAACAGACGTTGTCAATTTGGAAAAGGCGGATATCCTTGTTTACAACGGTGCAAGCATGGAAAGCTGGGTAGAAAAGGTTTTGGGCTCGCTTCAAAACAAAAATCTGACCGCGGTAGAAGCTTCAAAGGGTCTTGACCTAATGGCAGGACACGCGGAAGAGGGCGAAGAAACTACAAAATATGACCCGCATGTTTGGCTCAGCCCCGAGAATGCAAAAAAAGAAATGGAAAATATCAAAAATGCACTCGTACAGGCTGATGCGGCAAACAAAAACACTTACGAAAGCAATTATGAAAAATATGCCGCACAGTTTGATGAACTGGACCAGGAATATAAGACCGCTGCCACATCCTTTACCAGTAAAGACATTATCGTGGCGCACCAGGCGTTTGGTTACCTGTGTAAAGCATATGGCCTGAATCAGATTGCAATTGAAGGCCTTACCGCGGATTCGGAGCCCGATCCGGCGCGCATGAGCGAGATTATCAAATTCGCCAAGGAGCATAAGGTTAAAACTATTTTCTTTGAAGATCTGGTAAGCCCAAAGGTCGCTGAAACCATTGCAAAGGCAGTTGGCGCCAAAACGGCAACCTTCAACCCATTGGAGGGATTGACGGATGAGGAGCAGTCAAAGGGACTGGAATATGTTTCGGTAATGAAGCAAAATTTACAAACCTTAAAGGATGCACTAAAATAA
- a CDS encoding ABC-F family ATP-binding cassette domain-containing protein produces the protein MSILDVENVTHGFGGRRILEDASFRLLKGEHIGLVGANGEGKTTFLNIITGKLMPDEGEISWCKHITTGYLDQFSTLKKGKTIRDVLRDAFQRLYELEQEMLNIYEKMSGCTEEELSSSMEDVGEIQEILEYNGFYIIDSKIEEYANGLGLGEIGLDRDVDELSGGQRAKVLLTKLLLENPMILILDEPTNFLDEDHISWLKNFLQNYDNAFILVSHDVEFLNDVVNVIYHIENAVLTRYTGNYHQFIEMHELKKHQVEQSYEKQQKEIFQLETFIAKNKARASTANMAKSRQKKLDKMDVIELARQKPKPSFSFKTARTPGKQIVVATDLVLGYTEPLTKPMNLSLERNQKIAIKGVNGLGKSTLLKTLLGITPSILGTTELDPFVEIGYFEQEETDTDDTALQEIWNEFPGMTNGEVRAALARCGLTNEHITSQMKVLSGGENAKVRLCKLMLKEVNLLVLDEPTNHLDVDAKAELKKAIAEFKGTVLLVSHEPDFYYDVVTDVWNLEQWTTKIV, from the coding sequence ATGAGTATATTAGATGTTGAAAATGTCACGCACGGGTTTGGCGGAAGAAGGATTCTGGAAGATGCTTCCTTTCGGTTACTAAAGGGAGAACATATTGGATTAGTTGGTGCAAATGGGGAAGGTAAAACTACCTTTTTAAATATTATCACCGGCAAATTAATGCCGGACGAGGGTGAAATTTCGTGGTGTAAACATATTACTACAGGGTATTTGGATCAGTTCAGTACTTTGAAAAAAGGCAAGACGATTCGTGATGTTTTGCGGGATGCTTTTCAGCGTTTATATGAATTAGAACAGGAAATGTTAAACATTTATGAAAAAATGTCAGGTTGCACGGAAGAAGAACTATCTTCTTCCATGGAGGATGTCGGTGAGATTCAGGAGATATTGGAATACAATGGGTTTTACATTATTGACAGCAAAATAGAAGAATACGCGAATGGCTTAGGCCTTGGTGAAATCGGGTTAGACCGTGATGTTGATGAACTGTCCGGCGGCCAGCGTGCCAAAGTCCTTCTTACAAAGCTGTTATTAGAAAACCCTATGATTTTAATCTTGGATGAGCCGACGAATTTTTTAGATGAAGACCATATTTCATGGCTGAAAAACTTTTTGCAGAACTACGATAACGCGTTTATCTTAGTTTCTCATGATGTTGAATTTTTAAATGATGTCGTCAATGTGATTTATCATATTGAAAATGCGGTATTAACACGCTATACCGGAAATTATCATCAATTTATTGAGATGCATGAACTCAAGAAACATCAAGTAGAACAATCCTATGAAAAACAGCAAAAGGAAATTTTTCAGCTTGAGACCTTTATTGCTAAAAATAAGGCAAGAGCTTCGACGGCCAATATGGCGAAATCAAGGCAGAAAAAACTGGATAAGATGGACGTTATTGAGTTGGCACGCCAAAAGCCAAAACCGTCATTCAGCTTTAAAACAGCGAGAACACCGGGCAAACAGATTGTCGTAGCAACAGATTTGGTTTTGGGCTATACAGAACCTTTAACAAAACCGATGAACCTTTCTCTTGAACGCAATCAAAAAATAGCAATCAAGGGAGTAAACGGCTTAGGGAAATCAACACTTTTAAAAACACTGCTTGGGATCACCCCTTCCATTTTAGGCACCACAGAACTTGACCCATTTGTTGAGATCGGCTATTTTGAGCAGGAAGAAACCGATACGGACGACACCGCTTTACAGGAAATATGGAACGAGTTTCCCGGAATGACAAACGGAGAAGTCAGAGCGGCACTTGCACGATGCGGATTAACAAACGAGCATATTACTTCACAAATGAAGGTGCTTTCCGGCGGGGAAAACGCAAAAGTCCGCCTATGTAAGCTTATGCTTAAGGAAGTCAATTTACTGGTTCTCGACGAGCCGACCAATCACCTTGACGTGGATGCTAAGGCTGAACTGAAAAAAGCAATCGCAGAGTTTAAAGGAACCGTTTTGTTGGTAAGCCATGAGCCGGATTTCTATTATGATGTTGTTACGGATGTTTGGAATTTGGAGCAATGGACAACAAAAATAGTCTAG
- a CDS encoding metal ABC transporter permease yields MIFEYEFMQRAFLVGILLAIIIPCIGVVVVLKRLSMVGDALSHTSLAGVATGLIFNFNPILGAVAACTLAAFGIDVIRKRIPRYSEMSIAIIMSAGIGLAGVLSGFIQNAQSFNSFLFGSIVAITDFELHLVIIISLIVLAAFIILYKELFYISFDEQSAKLAGVPVQFVNFVFTLLTAITVSIAARTVGALIVSSMMVVPVACAMQVAKSYRKTVLWSIGFALLFTLSGLTISYYAGLKPGGTIVLCGVITLLFIFIVKKLICGKAKICKLK; encoded by the coding sequence ATGATATTTGAATATGAATTTATGCAGCGTGCGTTTCTTGTCGGAATCTTGCTTGCCATCATCATTCCCTGTATTGGCGTGGTTGTAGTGCTGAAGCGTCTTTCCATGGTGGGTGACGCGCTTTCCCATACCTCTTTGGCCGGCGTTGCAACAGGGCTTATTTTCAATTTCAATCCTATTTTAGGCGCGGTGGCCGCCTGCACTCTGGCCGCGTTCGGCATTGATGTCATCCGAAAAAGAATTCCAAGGTATTCCGAAATGTCCATTGCGATTATCATGTCGGCGGGCATCGGGCTGGCGGGCGTACTTTCGGGATTTATACAGAATGCACAAAGCTTTAACAGCTTTTTGTTTGGCAGCATTGTTGCGATCACCGACTTCGAGCTTCATCTTGTAATAATAATTAGCTTGATTGTACTGGCTGCTTTTATTATTCTTTATAAAGAGCTGTTTTACATCTCATTCGACGAGCAGTCTGCTAAACTGGCCGGAGTCCCGGTACAGTTCGTTAATTTTGTTTTTACACTGCTGACCGCCATTACCGTATCCATTGCAGCGCGTACAGTGGGCGCGCTGATTGTGTCCTCCATGATGGTGGTTCCGGTCGCATGTGCCATGCAGGTAGCGAAAAGTTACCGAAAAACGGTACTTTGGTCGATTGGGTTTGCGCTTCTGTTTACACTTTCCGGTTTAACAATCTCGTATTATGCGGGGCTGAAGCCGGGCGGAACCATTGTACTCTGCGGAGTTATCACCTTGCTGTTCATTTTTATAGTGAAAAAACTGATCTGTGGAAAGGCAAAAATATGCAAACTAAAATAG
- a CDS encoding metal ABC transporter ATP-binding protein, whose product MNIITIKDLCFQYENISVLSHISLSVEHGDFVGIVGSNGAGKSTLLKLMLGLLKPNSGSIRLCGQEITQFKEFSKVGYVPQNSSSLAAGFPATVEEIVKANLFSQIGFLHFPTPKHTALVQLALETVGMQEYAKRMISELSGGQQQRVMLARVLVNSPQVLLLDEPTTGVDLNAAEALYTLLQQLNREKGITVVMVTHDIERISRLAKRVLRIDHNGILEEKHDI is encoded by the coding sequence ATGAATATCATTACAATAAAAGATCTCTGCTTTCAATACGAGAATATTAGCGTGCTCAGCCATATCAGCCTATCGGTTGAACACGGTGATTTTGTCGGGATTGTCGGCTCTAACGGCGCGGGAAAGTCCACGCTGTTAAAGCTGATGCTCGGCCTTCTAAAACCAAATTCCGGCAGTATTCGATTGTGCGGTCAAGAGATCACTCAATTTAAAGAATTTAGCAAAGTCGGTTATGTTCCTCAGAACAGTTCTTCGCTTGCCGCCGGGTTTCCGGCGACGGTTGAAGAAATTGTAAAAGCCAACCTGTTTTCACAGATTGGCTTTCTGCATTTTCCAACCCCAAAACACACCGCACTGGTACAACTGGCTTTGGAAACAGTCGGGATGCAGGAATATGCGAAACGGATGATCAGCGAGCTTTCGGGCGGACAGCAGCAGCGCGTAATGCTTGCCCGTGTTTTGGTTAATAGTCCGCAGGTTTTGCTGCTGGACGAACCAACTACGGGAGTTGATTTGAACGCTGCCGAAGCGCTATACACCCTGCTGCAACAACTGAACCGTGAAAAAGGGATTACTGTTGTAATGGTCACACACGACATCGAACGGATTTCACGCTTGGCCAAGCGTGTGCTCCGCATAGATCATAATGGGATATTGGAGGAAAAGCATGATATTTGA
- a CDS encoding TIGR03943 family protein — MKRKLNFEVLLQLIILLGLAVLLIFALISGKAQDYVHPRLNGYLWFSVAALFGIGFFMLPGLSRPKHNTSTVKYLIILFPMVTAVLLPTGIIQSKAITLGGTTASSTGQLSQSKGTIIPDTFVPQDDIGIETNSSAAEPQKDAGGVTNITDEQFADWYANLNRNMKQYEGQTFRFKGQVFRMNTFAKNEFVPVRYAMVCCAADLQPCGVLCRSDHAKSLKDDDWVWITGKLKIEDYDGQTMPVCYVTAIEKAEPATQKYIYFTY, encoded by the coding sequence ATGAAACGAAAACTAAATTTTGAAGTATTGCTCCAACTGATTATTCTGCTGGGGTTGGCAGTTCTTTTGATTTTCGCCTTAATCAGCGGCAAAGCACAGGATTATGTCCATCCCCGATTAAACGGTTATCTGTGGTTTTCCGTTGCGGCATTGTTTGGAATTGGATTTTTTATGCTTCCGGGCCTTTCCAGACCAAAGCACAATACAAGCACAGTAAAATATTTAATTATTCTGTTTCCAATGGTAACAGCGGTTCTTTTGCCCACCGGAATAATACAAAGCAAAGCGATTACGCTTGGCGGCACAACGGCCTCCTCCACAGGGCAGCTGTCACAGTCAAAAGGAACCATTATTCCGGATACTTTCGTCCCCCAGGATGACATTGGGATTGAAACCAATTCTTCTGCGGCGGAGCCGCAAAAAGATGCAGGCGGAGTAACCAACATCACGGACGAACAATTCGCAGATTGGTACGCAAATCTGAACAGAAACATGAAGCAGTACGAAGGCCAGACCTTTCGGTTTAAGGGACAGGTCTTTCGGATGAATACCTTTGCAAAAAATGAATTTGTCCCGGTTCGGTACGCAATGGTTTGCTGTGCAGCGGACCTTCAGCCCTGCGGAGTTCTATGCCGAAGCGATCATGCGAAATCACTCAAAGATGACGATTGGGTTTGGATCACAGGAAAGCTGAAAATTGAAGATTATGACGGTCAGACGATGCCGGTCTGTTATGTAACGGCGATTGAGAAAGCGGAACCGGCTACACAGAAGTATATTTATTTTACTTACTGA
- a CDS encoding permease: MRKTKIEVICGFLEGGKTTLIQHMLENDLMEQYDSIVVLQCEEGMEELRAGTLVNKNVVQAEITELYKISGRLFSKIKWELNPDLILIEYNGTWPIENLLRARLPSDYYIDQILFCADATTFELYRNNTGELMAEQLNNSDAVLFNRCSGEHSILKQNVKGLNRKAKLFFEEAAADTYLYDTLKRADVTEQQVRHWELSGAVIFAILCLYLLAVKIPAATTTYSFLKSVNTVFIGVLLQAVPFLLLGVFVSSILQALVPDDRLASVFIKHPVLGFPLAVVLGVLFPVCDCAMVPITTRLIRKGVPLPQAITFMLASPAVNPVTFISTLYAFPGQREYAVYRLLLGVIISVIVGLILSIQKVKAEEVLTDNTIGSACSGGYMGSLHYKGALGTAEGIFRHAGMELLNVGRFIVCGALISSALQIALPASAFQGAGKNIVLPLLIMLLASFVMSVCSTSNAFIARSFLNSFPLPAIMGFVVMGPMLDLSNLFMLSSSFHKRFILKLVGILFLTGFLVLIVFSFLVRT; encoded by the coding sequence ATGCGTAAGACAAAAATCGAAGTAATCTGCGGCTTTCTGGAGGGCGGCAAAACCACACTGATTCAGCATATGCTGGAAAATGACCTGATGGAGCAATATGATAGCATTGTCGTGCTCCAGTGTGAAGAAGGCATGGAAGAACTGCGGGCCGGCACCCTCGTCAACAAAAATGTTGTACAGGCGGAAATTACGGAGCTATACAAAATTTCCGGGCGGCTGTTCAGCAAAATCAAGTGGGAACTAAACCCCGACCTGATCCTGATTGAATATAACGGAACATGGCCGATAGAGAACTTGCTGCGGGCCCGTCTGCCCTCTGATTATTATATTGATCAAATTCTGTTTTGCGCCGATGCAACTACTTTTGAACTGTACCGAAACAATACGGGTGAGCTAATGGCAGAACAGCTCAACAATTCGGATGCTGTTCTATTTAACCGCTGTTCGGGTGAACACAGCATCCTAAAACAAAATGTGAAGGGGCTGAACCGGAAGGCAAAGTTATTCTTTGAAGAAGCCGCAGCGGATACTTATCTTTATGATACATTGAAAAGGGCCGATGTTACGGAACAGCAGGTGCGGCACTGGGAATTGAGCGGAGCGGTGATTTTTGCAATACTCTGTCTTTATTTATTGGCTGTAAAAATACCGGCTGCCACTACTACATACAGTTTTCTGAAAAGCGTTAACACCGTTTTCATCGGAGTTCTGCTGCAGGCGGTTCCGTTCTTATTACTCGGCGTATTTGTATCGTCTATCTTGCAGGCTCTAGTTCCGGACGACAGGCTGGCGTCAGTTTTTATAAAGCACCCGGTACTCGGATTTCCCCTCGCGGTTGTGCTGGGAGTTTTATTCCCTGTCTGTGACTGCGCTATGGTACCAATTACCACGCGGTTAATCCGGAAAGGAGTTCCTCTGCCACAGGCAATTACATTTATGCTGGCTTCACCGGCGGTAAATCCTGTGACTTTCATCTCAACTCTTTACGCTTTTCCAGGACAAAGGGAATACGCGGTATACCGCCTTCTGCTCGGCGTGATTATTTCTGTCATTGTAGGATTGATTCTGTCCATACAGAAGGTTAAGGCGGAGGAAGTGCTGACGGACAACACGATTGGCTCAGCCTGTTCGGGGGGCTATATGGGCAGTCTTCATTACAAAGGAGCACTTGGAACGGCGGAGGGCATTTTTCGCCACGCGGGTATGGAGCTCTTAAATGTGGGCCGTTTTATCGTGTGCGGCGCGCTCATTTCGTCTGCTCTGCAAATTGCACTGCCCGCTTCCGCGTTTCAAGGTGCCGGTAAGAATATTGTTTTGCCGCTGCTTATCATGCTATTGGCGTCGTTCGTTATGTCGGTTTGTTCCACATCCAACGCCTTTATTGCCAGAAGCTTTTTGAACTCTTTCCCGTTGCCAGCCATCATGGGGTTTGTTGTAATGGGGCCAATGCTTGATCTGAGCAATTTGTTCATGCTGAGCAGCAGTTTTCACAAAAGGTTCATACTGAAGCTGGTAGGGATTCTGTTCTTGACCGGATTCCTCGTATTGATCGTTTTTTCATTTTTAGTCCGCACATAA
- a CDS encoding pentapeptide repeat-containing protein has protein sequence MVQVKDESINHLKPHCEQCFGLCCVALYFSTQDGFPADKSAGTPCSNLDTDFRCMVHGKLEELGLKGCAAYECFGAGQQVSQVTFAGRDWRMEPSSADLMFEAFLIMRQLHEMCWYLNEALSFKLDLPVREEIREALHATERIAQYTPYSLKKFDLSAHRTKIASLLKNASKLVRSEISRANRIPFHANKERKSMTDYFGRDLRKKDIRCEDLRGACLIAANLEGTDLSGTDFMGADFRDANLREANLSKSIFLTQFQINAAKGNSNTMLPPLISRPQHW, from the coding sequence ATGGTGCAAGTAAAAGATGAGAGCATAAACCACCTGAAACCTCATTGTGAACAATGCTTTGGGCTTTGTTGTGTTGCCTTGTATTTCTCGACACAGGATGGGTTCCCGGCTGATAAAAGTGCAGGAACCCCTTGTTCTAATTTGGATACGGATTTTCGTTGTATGGTTCACGGAAAACTTGAGGAGTTAGGTTTAAAAGGCTGTGCTGCCTATGAATGCTTTGGTGCGGGGCAGCAGGTTTCACAAGTCACTTTTGCGGGAAGAGACTGGCGGATGGAGCCTTCGTCTGCCGACCTCATGTTTGAAGCATTTCTAATTATGCGGCAGTTACATGAAATGTGTTGGTATCTTAATGAAGCGCTGTCATTCAAACTGGACTTGCCTGTACGTGAAGAAATCAGGGAAGCGCTTCATGCCACTGAACGCATTGCCCAATACACTCCATATTCCTTAAAGAAATTTGATCTTTCGGCACATCGTACAAAAATTGCAAGCTTGCTCAAGAATGCAAGTAAGCTGGTGCGCAGTGAGATAAGCCGTGCCAATCGAATACCCTTTCATGCCAATAAGGAGCGTAAATCGATGACGGATTATTTTGGCAGAGATTTAAGAAAGAAAGATATAAGATGTGAGGATTTACGAGGGGCTTGTCTCATCGCCGCAAATTTAGAAGGCACTGATTTAAGCGGCACTGACTTCATGGGCGCTGACTTTCGGGATGCCAATTTAAGGGAAGCAAACCTTTCAAAGAGCATCTTTCTGACCCAATTTCAAATTAATGCTGCCAAGGGTAATTCGAATACGATGCTGCCCCCGTTGATTTCCCGTCCCCAACATTGGTAA